One window of Halococcus salifodinae DSM 8989 genomic DNA carries:
- a CDS encoding 2Fe-2S iron-sulfur cluster-binding protein: protein MSTDQSTPRVPDVENPQPTMPLTEDIRPGTANDPPVEIVERDRTADADRAATLTVDGESVTVSAESTLLDATEAIDTDDYVPALCSYDDHDEIGPRSECRTCMVETEEHGVVPSCSFPAEDGMTVRTDTTEASEARDVNLDLLLSNHNLRCTTCGKNGRCELQDVSIENDVAEPRYGVFDERDAYEPLDDSSPFIQIDRNKCILCNRCVEACNDVQVEGVLRIEGSGEDTRIGFQNDAETMMDSTCVSCGHCATVCPTGALVEQGLTDAATIPAPGFTQKNSIGKTVEAENDRFQPGQATPMKGDQGDESAAEPTAESPATEDD from the coding sequence ATGAGCACCGACCAATCCACCCCACGCGTTCCGGACGTCGAGAACCCGCAGCCGACCATGCCGCTGACCGAAGACATCAGACCGGGGACCGCGAACGATCCCCCCGTCGAGATCGTCGAGCGCGATCGGACGGCCGACGCCGACCGGGCGGCGACGCTCACGGTCGACGGCGAGTCGGTCACGGTGTCGGCGGAGTCGACCCTGCTCGACGCCACCGAGGCAATCGACACCGACGACTACGTCCCTGCGTTGTGCTCGTACGACGACCACGACGAGATCGGTCCGCGGAGCGAGTGTCGGACGTGTATGGTCGAAACCGAGGAGCACGGCGTCGTGCCGTCGTGTAGCTTCCCCGCCGAAGACGGGATGACCGTCCGCACCGACACGACCGAGGCGAGCGAGGCTCGCGACGTCAACCTCGATCTGCTCCTCTCGAATCACAACCTCCGGTGTACCACCTGTGGAAAGAACGGCCGATGCGAACTTCAGGACGTCTCGATCGAGAACGACGTGGCCGAACCTCGGTACGGGGTGTTCGACGAGCGCGACGCCTACGAACCGCTCGACGATTCGTCGCCGTTCATCCAGATCGACCGCAACAAGTGCATCCTCTGTAACCGATGCGTCGAGGCGTGCAACGACGTCCAGGTCGAGGGCGTGCTCCGGATCGAAGGCTCGGGCGAGGACACCCGGATCGGGTTCCAGAACGACGCGGAGACGATGATGGACTCGACGTGTGTCTCGTGTGGCCACTGTGCGACGGTGTGTCCGACGGGCGCGCTCGTCGAGCAGGGGTTGACCGACGCGGCGACCATCCCGGCCCCGGGATTCACCCAGAAGAACTCGATCGGCAAGACCGTCGAAGCCGAGAACGACCGGTTCCAGCCCGGTCAGGCGACGCCGATGAAGGGCGATCAGGGAGACGAGTCGGCCGCCGAACCGACCGCCGAATCGCCGGCGACGGAGGACGACTGA
- a CDS encoding NADH-ubiquinone oxidoreductase-F iron-sulfur binding region domain-containing protein, producing the protein MATPKGAIGNEPVVRIAVGGEHDGTDRLNAARDTAETVDVVAVGPTGVEALAPLVLATRDGATAFLPRCTVEDARTAVEALEDGSLPDGGPTVEHDPTTSTLPLPPEETMVSTALTAGVRRALGGCGWQAPASVADYRTSCDGALLAEDGIDDPDAVHERVADAALRGRGRGDGSTDDPISGAWTTASETDGEPVVVVNANEADDHARADRLLLESAPLAVLDAALATAHAVDATDVLVYTNDTESLARERAQEAADALAAECDSPVPIQVVAGPDEYTAGEMTMALEAMEGNDRLEARRRPPGPAEYGLYGRPTVIHTPRTFAQVGQALAGEGLGGVPGDPGTRLFTVAGDVDAPATIELPTDATLADVRGAVALDGGLKTACVGGRFGGLTRDLDVPASASGLRGARLGTNGVIELFDESTCTVALAGRRAKLAREENCGRCVPCREGSKQLVDLLRDVYDGEYQDGMLRELARTMRETSTCEFGQEASRPVTTAMESFEPEFRAHADGRCPSGSCDGVSS; encoded by the coding sequence ATGGCAACGCCCAAGGGTGCGATCGGCAACGAACCAGTCGTCCGGATCGCGGTCGGCGGCGAGCACGACGGCACCGACCGCCTGAATGCGGCCCGTGACACGGCCGAGACGGTCGATGTCGTTGCGGTGGGGCCGACCGGCGTGGAGGCGCTCGCGCCGCTCGTCCTCGCGACTCGTGACGGCGCGACGGCGTTTCTGCCCCGGTGTACCGTTGAAGACGCGCGCACGGCCGTCGAGGCACTCGAAGACGGATCGCTTCCGGATGGGGGACCGACCGTGGAGCACGACCCGACCACGTCGACACTGCCGCTCCCTCCCGAGGAAACGATGGTTTCGACGGCGCTCACGGCCGGCGTGCGTCGCGCACTCGGGGGCTGTGGCTGGCAGGCACCGGCGAGCGTCGCGGACTACCGCACCTCGTGCGACGGCGCGCTCCTCGCCGAGGACGGGATCGACGATCCCGACGCGGTCCACGAACGGGTCGCGGACGCCGCGCTCCGCGGGCGAGGCCGGGGCGACGGCAGCACCGACGACCCGATATCGGGGGCGTGGACGACCGCGAGCGAAACCGACGGCGAGCCGGTCGTGGTCGTGAACGCGAACGAGGCCGACGATCACGCGCGCGCCGATCGACTCCTGCTCGAAAGCGCGCCGCTCGCGGTCCTCGACGCGGCGCTCGCGACGGCCCACGCCGTCGACGCGACCGACGTGCTCGTCTACACCAACGACACCGAGTCGCTCGCGAGGGAGCGGGCACAGGAGGCGGCGGACGCGCTCGCCGCCGAGTGTGATTCCCCCGTCCCGATCCAAGTCGTCGCCGGACCGGACGAGTACACTGCAGGCGAGATGACGATGGCGCTCGAAGCGATGGAGGGAAACGACCGACTCGAAGCCAGACGCAGACCGCCCGGTCCCGCTGAGTACGGACTGTACGGCCGACCGACGGTGATCCACACACCCCGCACCTTTGCCCAGGTCGGGCAGGCGCTCGCTGGCGAGGGCCTCGGTGGTGTCCCCGGTGATCCGGGGACTCGACTGTTCACCGTGGCTGGCGACGTCGACGCACCCGCGACGATCGAACTGCCGACCGACGCGACGCTCGCCGACGTCCGCGGTGCGGTCGCGCTCGACGGCGGACTGAAGACCGCGTGTGTCGGCGGGCGGTTCGGCGGGCTGACTCGCGATCTCGACGTGCCGGCGAGCGCGTCCGGACTCCGGGGCGCGCGCCTCGGTACCAATGGTGTTATCGAGCTGTTCGACGAATCGACCTGCACGGTGGCGCTCGCCGGCCGGCGCGCGAAACTCGCGCGCGAGGAGAACTGTGGCCGGTGTGTTCCCTGTCGCGAAGGGTCGAAACAGCTCGTCGACCTCCTGCGCGACGTGTACGACGGCGAGTACCAGGATGGGATGCTCCGCGAACTCGCCCGCACCATGCGCGAGACCAGCACCTGCGAGTTCGGCCAGGAGGCCTCGCGCCCCGTCACGACTGCGATGGAGTCCTTCGAGCCCGAGTTCCGCGCCCACGCCGACGGGCGCTGTCCCAGCGGTTCCTGCGATGGAGTTTCATCATGA
- a CDS encoding molybdenum cofactor guanylyltransferase, which produces MRAGVIVAGGRSMRFGDRDKVTADLAGVSMIRRVADRLVGVVDTLVVNCRADQIEAISTALAGLDARYATDADPDRGPAAGIRTGLDFVRAEQPTVEYAAVVAADMPLVDPRFVSHLFDRAAGHDAAVPRSDDRLQPLQAVYRVDAMADACAAALSRDEHRVTAAVADLDRVVIEEQELREHADAATLTNVNTRAGITAIADRFSDQAE; this is translated from the coding sequence ATGCGTGCTGGCGTCATCGTCGCAGGCGGACGCTCGATGCGGTTCGGCGATCGGGACAAGGTCACCGCCGACCTCGCGGGCGTCTCGATGATCCGCCGGGTCGCCGACCGTCTCGTGGGTGTCGTCGATACACTCGTCGTCAACTGCCGAGCCGACCAGATCGAGGCCATTTCGACGGCGCTTGCGGGGTTGGACGCACGATACGCCACCGACGCCGATCCCGATCGTGGACCGGCAGCCGGCATCCGAACCGGGCTCGATTTCGTCCGGGCCGAACAGCCCACGGTCGAGTATGCGGCCGTCGTCGCTGCCGACATGCCGCTCGTCGATCCGAGATTCGTCTCGCATCTGTTCGATCGGGCCGCCGGCCACGACGCGGCGGTTCCTCGATCCGACGACCGTCTCCAGCCGCTTCAGGCAGTGTACCGCGTCGACGCGATGGCCGACGCGTGTGCGGCGGCGCTCTCGCGGGACGAACACCGAGTTACTGCGGCGGTGGCCGATCTCGATCGCGTCGTGATCGAAGAGCAGGAGCTGCGCGAACACGCCGACGCGGCGACGCTCACGAACGTCAACACGCGCGCGGGGATCACGGCGATCGCTGATCGGTTCAGCGATCAGGCCGAGTAG
- the moaA gene encoding GTP 3',8-cyclase MoaA produces MLVDGFGREVSGVRVSLTDRCNFDCVYCHNEGLGDTRGPMEPAENEMNTDDVVRFLEVAREFDVGKVKFTGGEPMLRDDLEEIVRRTPDDMETSLTTNGTFLPGRAVGLREAGLDRVNVSQDAIDREAFAEITESGAYERVLEGVEAALDAGLDPVKLNMVVFEGTVEFIPEMVEHVATNAGLQLQLIEYMPEIAGHPEWAIDIERVHDWLAERADRIEHREMHDRRRYWVDGGMVEIVDPVGNETFCANCHRVRVTHEGYLKGCLNRNDDLRSMGEMTRDEIRDAFREVVHNRVPYYGEYMVRDGDGGWEVNDEYVGA; encoded by the coding sequence ATGCTCGTCGACGGATTCGGTCGGGAGGTTTCGGGGGTGCGTGTCTCCCTGACCGATCGCTGTAACTTCGACTGTGTCTACTGCCACAACGAAGGACTCGGCGACACGCGCGGCCCGATGGAGCCCGCCGAAAACGAGATGAACACGGATGACGTCGTTCGATTCCTCGAAGTCGCCCGTGAGTTCGATGTCGGGAAGGTCAAGTTCACCGGCGGCGAGCCGATGCTCCGCGACGACTTGGAGGAGATCGTCCGCCGGACGCCCGACGACATGGAGACCTCACTGACGACCAACGGGACCTTCCTTCCGGGGCGCGCGGTGGGATTGCGTGAGGCGGGCCTCGACCGCGTGAACGTCTCTCAGGACGCGATCGACAGGGAAGCGTTCGCCGAGATCACCGAATCCGGTGCGTACGAGCGCGTGCTGGAAGGCGTCGAGGCCGCGCTCGACGCCGGTCTCGACCCCGTGAAGCTCAACATGGTGGTGTTCGAGGGCACAGTAGAATTCATCCCGGAGATGGTGGAACACGTCGCCACGAACGCGGGACTCCAGCTCCAGCTCATCGAGTACATGCCCGAGATCGCGGGCCACCCCGAGTGGGCGATCGACATCGAACGGGTTCACGACTGGCTCGCGGAGCGTGCCGATCGGATCGAACACCGCGAGATGCACGATCGGCGGCGCTACTGGGTCGATGGTGGGATGGTCGAGATCGTCGACCCCGTCGGCAACGAAACCTTCTGTGCGAACTGCCACCGGGTCCGGGTCACTCACGAGGGGTATCTCAAGGGCTGTCTCAACCGGAACGACGACCTCCGGTCGATGGGCGAGATGACCAGGGACGAAATCCGCGACGCGTTCCGCGAGGTCGTCCACAACCGGGTGCCGTACTACGGCGAGTACATGGTCCGGGACGGTGACGGCGGCTGGGAAGTCAACGACGAGTACGTCGGCGCGTAG
- a CDS encoding PQQ-dependent sugar dehydrogenase: MVPNTSRRGFLTGVAALGLTGVGERVGAQSSQAAGTIRLGGEIPGWRGRDPATIQGETNPTLALEPGRVYRIVWENVDGTPHNVALLGADGGAIERTSFVTERGATQTFDFVATETMAEYVCEAHPGSMRGDIRIAGEESANDGGAGDGSAGDDTDGSDRFMPPGPTVRTETVADGPLSAPLGFEVAPDDRDRRFVVDQIGKIHVHGSNGLAKEPFLDITDRLIDFSSARTDSIEERGLLGLAFHPDFRENRRYYVRYSAPPAPNTPEGYTHIERLSEFTAGENGRRGRPDAERVLLDIPSPHYTHNAGSVAFGPNGYLYMGMGDGGGSKLEAGHAEDWYANNGGNGQNVTENLLGSILRIDVDDRGGSEPYGIPDDNPLVGRPGRDEHYAWGFRNPWRMSFSSGELFVADVGASNYEEVNVVEKGGNYGWNVREGSHCYSTGSPTDPPTACPERTPPDVRGGEPLVDPIVEYPHVYEGNSVGLAVIGGHVYDTDTIPDLDGAYVFGDYSLNGEPRGSLFAATPSAEDGQWSLEELRVAGGPDGSLDAYLLGIGQDAAGELYALTTDVLGVDPATTTGRVQKLVPETSATESTAGDTPAAESAGTENGTATNGSGAENGSDTASDARGPGFGAVAALGAVGSVAAAAIARSLAGDGDGGDG, translated from the coding sequence GTGGTCCCCAACACGTCCCGCCGTGGGTTCCTCACCGGAGTAGCCGCGCTCGGTCTGACCGGCGTGGGCGAACGCGTCGGTGCACAGTCCTCTCAAGCAGCGGGAACGATCCGCCTCGGCGGCGAGATTCCTGGCTGGCGGGGGCGCGACCCGGCGACGATCCAGGGCGAGACGAACCCCACACTCGCTCTCGAACCGGGTCGGGTCTACCGGATCGTGTGGGAGAACGTCGACGGCACGCCCCACAACGTCGCGCTGCTCGGCGCCGACGGCGGTGCGATCGAGCGCACCTCGTTCGTGACCGAGCGCGGCGCGACCCAGACGTTCGACTTCGTCGCCACCGAGACGATGGCGGAGTACGTCTGCGAGGCCCATCCGGGCTCGATGCGCGGCGACATCCGGATCGCGGGCGAGGAGTCCGCGAACGACGGCGGTGCTGGCGACGGCAGCGCCGGCGACGACACGGACGGAAGCGACCGCTTCATGCCGCCCGGTCCGACCGTGCGGACCGAGACGGTCGCCGACGGGCCCCTGAGCGCACCACTCGGGTTCGAAGTCGCTCCCGACGACCGCGATCGCCGGTTCGTCGTCGACCAGATAGGGAAAATCCACGTTCACGGTTCCAACGGACTCGCCAAGGAACCGTTCCTCGACATCACCGATCGACTCATCGACTTCTCATCCGCGCGGACCGACTCGATCGAGGAACGCGGGCTGCTCGGACTCGCCTTCCATCCCGATTTCCGGGAAAATCGTCGGTATTACGTCCGATACAGCGCCCCACCTGCGCCGAACACTCCCGAGGGCTACACCCACATCGAACGGCTCTCGGAGTTCACGGCGGGTGAGAACGGCCGGCGAGGTCGCCCCGACGCCGAACGAGTACTCCTCGACATCCCGTCGCCGCATTACACCCACAACGCCGGCTCGGTCGCGTTCGGTCCGAACGGGTATCTCTACATGGGAATGGGCGACGGCGGCGGCAGCAAACTCGAAGCCGGCCACGCCGAGGACTGGTACGCGAACAACGGCGGCAACGGCCAGAACGTGACCGAGAACCTCCTCGGGTCGATCCTCAGAATCGACGTCGACGATCGGGGTGGATCCGAACCCTACGGCATCCCCGACGACAACCCACTGGTGGGCAGACCGGGCCGCGACGAGCACTACGCATGGGGGTTCCGGAACCCGTGGCGGATGAGCTTCAGTAGTGGAGAACTGTTCGTCGCCGACGTCGGCGCGAGCAACTACGAGGAGGTGAACGTCGTCGAGAAGGGTGGAAACTACGGCTGGAACGTTCGCGAGGGGAGTCACTGTTACAGCACCGGCAGCCCCACGGACCCGCCAACGGCGTGTCCCGAACGGACGCCACCCGACGTCCGTGGCGGCGAACCGCTCGTCGATCCGATCGTAGAGTACCCCCACGTCTACGAGGGCAACAGCGTGGGGCTCGCGGTCATCGGTGGCCACGTCTACGACACCGACACGATCCCGGACCTCGACGGGGCGTACGTCTTCGGCGATTACAGCCTGAACGGCGAGCCCCGCGGATCGCTGTTCGCCGCGACGCCATCCGCCGAGGACGGGCAGTGGTCGCTCGAAGAGCTCCGGGTCGCCGGCGGCCCCGATGGCTCGCTCGACGCCTACCTCCTCGGGATCGGCCAGGACGCGGCGGGCGAGCTGTACGCGCTCACGACCGACGTGCTGGGCGTCGATCCTGCGACCACGACCGGACGGGTGCAGAAGCTGGTCCCGGAGACCTCCGCGACGGAATCGACGGCGGGAGACACGCCCGCAGCGGAATCGGCGGGGACGGAGAACGGAACGGCGACGAACGGCTCGGGAGCGGAAAACGGGAGCGACACTGCGAGCGACGCTCGTGGGCCGGGGTTCGGCGCAGTCGCAGCGCTGGGTGCGGTCGGCAGCGTCGCAGCCGCCGCGATCGCCCGGTCGCTCGCCGGCGATGGAGACGGGGGCGACGGATGA
- a CDS encoding acyl-CoA dehydrogenase family protein codes for MDFEVPDEHRMMCDTVRDFCEDEIEPIAQEIEDEHRYPAEIFDQLGALDVMGVPISEEYGGLGGDQLMYALVCEELGRVSGSIGLSYAAHVSLASKPLELFGTHEQKERWLRPLAEGDHIGGWALTEPSSGSDASDMDTLAEKEGDEYVLNGTKQFITNASEAGSVLVKAVTDPDAGYDGISTFIVDPADDGFEVTTIWDKMGLNASPTCEIQLDDVRLAEDRLLGNEGDGWNQTKKTLDGGRISIAALSVGLGQGAYEAAKSYATEREQFGQPISEFDAVRNKIVAMDRKIERARLLTHKAATKYDAGQDVNRESALAKLDASEAAREIAEDAVQVLGGYGYTTDFAPQRFYRDAKLMEIGEGTSEIQHLVIGRELGL; via the coding sequence ATGGATTTCGAGGTGCCCGACGAACACCGGATGATGTGCGACACGGTGCGGGACTTCTGCGAGGACGAAATCGAGCCGATCGCCCAGGAAATCGAGGACGAGCACCGCTATCCCGCCGAGATCTTCGACCAGCTCGGCGCGCTCGACGTGATGGGCGTCCCGATCAGCGAGGAGTACGGTGGGCTCGGCGGCGATCAGCTGATGTACGCGCTCGTCTGTGAGGAACTCGGCCGGGTCTCGGGCTCGATCGGGCTCTCCTACGCCGCCCACGTCAGCCTCGCCTCGAAACCACTCGAACTGTTCGGCACGCACGAGCAGAAAGAGCGCTGGCTTCGGCCACTCGCCGAGGGCGACCACATCGGTGGCTGGGCGCTGACCGAACCCAGCAGCGGCAGCGACGCGAGCGACATGGACACCCTCGCCGAGAAGGAGGGCGACGAGTACGTGCTGAATGGCACCAAACAGTTCATCACGAACGCCTCGGAAGCCGGGTCGGTGCTCGTCAAAGCCGTCACCGATCCCGACGCGGGCTACGACGGCATCTCCACCTTCATCGTCGATCCCGCGGACGACGGGTTCGAAGTCACCACGATCTGGGACAAGATGGGGCTCAACGCCTCGCCGACCTGCGAGATCCAGCTCGACGACGTTCGCCTGGCCGAGGACCGACTCCTTGGGAACGAGGGCGACGGGTGGAACCAAACCAAAAAAACCCTCGACGGCGGCCGGATCTCGATCGCCGCCCTTTCGGTGGGGCTCGGTCAGGGGGCCTACGAGGCCGCGAAATCCTACGCCACCGAACGTGAGCAGTTCGGCCAGCCCATTTCGGAGTTCGACGCGGTTCGGAACAAGATCGTGGCGATGGATCGGAAGATCGAGCGCGCGCGCCTCCTGACTCACAAGGCCGCGACGAAGTACGACGCCGGACAGGACGTCAACCGCGAGAGCGCGCTCGCGAAACTCGACGCGAGCGAGGCCGCCCGCGAGATCGCCGAGGACGCAGTCCAGGTTCTTGGCGGCTACGGCTACACCACCGACTTCGCGCCCCAGCGCTTCTACCGCGACGCCAAGCTGATGGAGATCGGCGAGGGCACCAGCGAGATCCAGCACCTCGTCATCGGGCGCGAACTCGGGTTGTAG
- a CDS encoding GMC family oxidoreductase has translation MAPKTATYDYIVVGAGSAGCVLANRLSADAETSVLLLEAGEPNEQREIDIPAAFPELFESSVDWEFYTEPQTAMNGRELYWPRGKTLGGSSSINAMIYIRGHRADYDYWASLGNEGWSYDDMLPYFERSEHFEPGDATHHGQGGPLNVTTPRSPRSLSETFVDAAVEVGNARNDDFNGEHQEGVGHYHLTQKKGERHSAADGFLKPVLDRHNLTARTGAQVTRIAFDGDRATGVEYEIDGDRVRADAQREIVLSAGAINSPQLLMLSGIGDAEHLREHDIGVRHDLPGVGRNLQDHLFATVVYEATNADTIDDAAKLRHLPKYALLKRGPLTSNVAEAGGFVRTSPDESAPDLQYHFGPAYFMRHGFDNPEKGSGFSIAATQLRPESRGRISLDSADPFDAPAIDPRYLTEPADMEALVDGLRRAREIARADAFEEHRGEEVWPGEAARTDEELEAHIRETSQTVYHPVGTCRMGDDPMAVVDDRLRVRGLDGLRVVDASVMPTITGGNTNAPTIAIAERAADLIAAGS, from the coding sequence ATGGCGCCCAAAACCGCCACCTACGACTACATCGTCGTCGGCGCGGGGTCGGCGGGCTGCGTGCTCGCGAACCGCCTCAGTGCGGACGCGGAAACGTCGGTACTGCTGCTCGAAGCCGGCGAACCCAACGAGCAGCGCGAGATCGACATCCCGGCCGCCTTCCCCGAACTGTTCGAGAGTTCGGTCGACTGGGAGTTCTACACCGAGCCCCAGACCGCGATGAACGGCCGCGAACTCTACTGGCCGCGGGGCAAGACCCTCGGGGGGTCGAGTTCGATCAACGCGATGATCTACATCCGGGGTCACCGGGCGGACTACGACTACTGGGCATCGCTGGGAAATGAGGGATGGAGCTACGACGATATGCTCCCTTACTTCGAGCGAAGCGAACACTTCGAGCCAGGCGACGCGACGCACCACGGCCAGGGTGGCCCGCTGAACGTCACCACTCCCCGATCGCCTCGATCGCTCTCGGAGACGTTCGTGGACGCTGCGGTCGAGGTCGGCAACGCCCGCAACGACGACTTCAACGGCGAACACCAGGAAGGTGTCGGGCACTACCACCTCACCCAGAAAAAGGGCGAGCGCCACAGCGCTGCCGATGGGTTCCTGAAGCCGGTTCTCGACCGCCACAACCTGACGGCACGAACCGGCGCACAGGTCACACGGATCGCGTTCGACGGCGACCGCGCGACCGGCGTCGAGTACGAGATCGACGGCGATCGGGTTCGGGCCGACGCCCAGCGCGAGATCGTCCTCTCGGCGGGCGCGATCAACTCACCCCAACTGCTCATGCTCTCGGGGATCGGCGACGCCGAACATCTCCGCGAACACGACATCGGGGTGCGCCACGACCTGCCCGGCGTTGGGCGCAACCTCCAGGATCACCTGTTCGCGACCGTGGTCTACGAGGCCACGAACGCGGACACGATCGACGACGCTGCCAAGCTCCGTCATCTTCCCAAATACGCCCTACTCAAGCGCGGCCCCCTGACGTCGAACGTCGCCGAGGCCGGCGGGTTCGTCAGGACGAGCCCGGACGAGTCGGCACCCGATCTCCAGTACCATTTCGGGCCGGCGTACTTCATGCGCCACGGATTCGACAACCCCGAGAAAGGTAGCGGATTCTCGATCGCCGCGACCCAGCTCCGCCCGGAGAGTCGTGGGCGGATCAGCCTCGACTCCGCGGACCCGTTCGACGCGCCCGCCATCGATCCACGATACCTCACCGAGCCGGCGGACATGGAAGCGCTCGTCGACGGTCTCAGGCGGGCACGCGAGATCGCCCGTGCCGACGCCTTCGAAGAGCATCGGGGTGAGGAGGTCTGGCCCGGCGAGGCCGCACGCACCGACGAGGAGCTCGAAGCGCACATCCGCGAGACCTCACAGACGGTCTACCATCCGGTCGGCACCTGCCGGATGGGCGACGATCCGATGGCCGTCGTGGACGACCGCCTGCGGGTCCGCGGCCTCGACGGCCTCCGGGTCGTCGACGCCTCGGTCATGCCGACGATCACCGGCGGCAACACCAACGCGCCGACGATCGCCATCGCCGAACGGGCCGCCGATCTCATCGCAGCGGGCAGTTAG
- a CDS encoding RIO1 family regulatory kinase/ATPase domain-containing protein has product MAFRRFIRGEVDPERLEAVCAAVAARYGASVERIDRLDADNWLSTPCVLNERWFVKVITPQNALVHGLLTTGRNLGAFSSGTEGFFERFADPVEMAEHERDATRRLRGIGVNAPEPLEAFAHEEFGVLVFEYLPAFRTLDALPTDEARTLAPDVFGVLARMHAAELGHGDLRAENVLVADGELYVIDATSVRGDAAADVRSYDLACGLAALEPLIGARAAVDAATEHYGVDDLLAAREFVDFINMRPDHDFDAALLRGEIEKRAA; this is encoded by the coding sequence GTGGCGTTCCGTCGATTCATCCGGGGTGAGGTCGATCCCGAGCGACTCGAAGCCGTCTGTGCGGCGGTCGCCGCCCGCTACGGGGCGTCGGTCGAGCGGATCGACCGCCTCGACGCCGACAACTGGCTCTCGACGCCCTGCGTCCTGAACGAGCGGTGGTTCGTGAAGGTCATCACGCCACAGAACGCCCTGGTCCACGGGCTGCTCACCACGGGCCGGAACCTCGGTGCGTTTTCGAGCGGGACCGAGGGCTTCTTCGAGCGCTTCGCGGACCCGGTTGAGATGGCAGAGCACGAACGCGACGCGACCCGCCGGCTGCGCGGTATCGGTGTCAACGCGCCCGAACCGCTCGAAGCGTTCGCCCACGAGGAGTTCGGCGTGCTCGTGTTCGAGTACCTCCCCGCGTTCCGCACGCTCGACGCGCTCCCGACCGACGAGGCCCGCACGCTCGCGCCCGACGTGTTCGGCGTGCTCGCGCGGATGCACGCGGCGGAGCTCGGCCACGGCGATCTCCGGGCGGAGAACGTCCTCGTCGCCGACGGCGAGCTGTACGTCATCGACGCGACGAGCGTGCGAGGGGACGCCGCTGCCGACGTTCGATCGTACGATCTCGCCTGCGGGCTCGCGGCACTCGAACCGCTGATCGGGGCGCGGGCGGCGGTCGACGCCGCCACCGAACACTACGGCGTCGACGACCTGCTCGCCGCTCGCGAGTTCGTCGATTTCATCAACATGCGCCCGGATCACGACTTCGACGCCGCGTTGCTCCGCGGCGAGATCGAAAAGCGCGCGGCGTAG